The genomic interval TTTATAACCTGGAACATTGCATTCATCACCTAGCCACGATCCGCATTGGAGTAAGTGCCTTAACAGACCAGTATTCTATACCGCACAACTTCGGTGTAGCTCCCTCCACCATCCAACACCGGCAATCCACATGTGCACAGTAACTTTTATTCCAGAAGGCAAGCAGGGCTTTATTTTAACCTCTAACCGCGACGAAAAACTTACCAGGCCCCTGTCAGAGCCACCCCGCAGGTACCACCTGGATTCGGGCATTGTGGTGTTTCCCAAAGACCCGCAGGCAAACGGCACCTGGATAGCCATGGGCAGCAGGAAAATAAGTTTATGTTTGCTCAACGGGGCTTTCTCCAATCATGTAAGCAGGCCTCCTTACCGCCGTAGCCGTGGACTGGTGCTACTGGATTTTTTTGACTACACCTCAGCTACTGGGTTTATTTCTACTTACGATTTTGAAGGAATTGAGCCTTTCACATTGCTTGTACTGCAAACCCAGGAAAAGCTTTCGTTGGTAGAAATCCGGTGGGATGGCACACATATTCACCTGATGCCAAAAGATGCTGCAAAACCGCAAATATGGTCTTCGGCTACTTTGTATGCTCCCTCGGTGTGTGTGCAACGGGAGCTGTGGTTTACCCGGTTTCTGGCTATGCAGGACCAACAGGCAGAGGCAGATATTATGCACTTTCACCGCTTTGCCGGCATAGACGATAGCCACAATGCCTTATGTATGCAGCGCGGCAACGAAATACAAACCGTGAGTATTACGTCTATCCGGGCCAATGATGCCGGAGAGCAGGTAATGACCTATCATGATCTGGTGCGGGAAACCAGGCAGTCTTACCGCATTTTCTGAGAAACAGCCTCCTCTTTTATATACAATCTATTTTATTGCCCAATATGAATTCTGTAAAGTATTTGAACCTTTGGACCAGGCTGATCAACTGGGAATACTGGCCCTTTGAAGTAGTATATTTCCCGATCTTCTTCTACTGGTTATGGTTGTCTGTGAAAGCCCGGTCCTTTTTTTTCTTTTCTGCGGCCAATCCCTCTATAGAATCAGGTGGTATGCTGGGCGAGTCTAAATACGGAATATTAAAGAGCTTGCCGGAAGAGTTTATCCCTAAAACGCTCTTCATAAAAACACCTGCGGATATAGATGCTATTCTAAAAAAAATACAGGCCGCAGGCATCACCTTTCCGCTGATCGCCAAACCAGATGTAGGGGAGCGGGGCTGGAAAGTAGAAAAAATCCATAACCGGCAGGAACTGGAAGTCTATATACAGCAAATGCGGGTACCCTTTCTGATTCAGGAATATGTAGCCTATGAGATTGAACTAGGCGTGTTTTACTACCGCTTCCCTTCCCAGACAAAAGGCCGTATTTCTTCTGTTGTAGTGAAAGAATTTCTCACCCTTACAGGAAACGGAAAATCTTCACTGCAGAAGTTGATACTCAATCACCAGCGGGCAAGGCTCCAATATGAGGTATTGGCAGAAAAGTATCAGGTGTTGATGAAAGAAGTGTTGGCGGATGGCAACAAAATCACCTTGGTCTATATTGGGAACCATTGCCGCGGAACCAAGTTTGTGGATGGAAATTATCTAATTAACGAAAGCCTGGTTAGTGTATTCGACAACATCAGCTGTTCTGTGCCTGGCTTTTATTATGGCCGCTACGATATCCGCTGCCGGAGCCTGGAGGAACTATACCAAGGCAAAAGAATAAAAATCTTAGAACTGAATGGTGCAGGTGCTGAACCAGGGCATATTTACGACCCCAAGTTTCCGTTCCTTCAGGCATACAAAGTGCTGTTTGATCACTGGAACGTATTGTATCAGATCAGCAAGGCTAATTATGAGAAGGGCATCGCCTATATGAGTGCTCGGGAAGCCTGGCAAACGGTGAGCAAACTCCGAAACTACCGCAAACAGATGAAAGAAGCATGAAACAAGTTTTCCAATTATGAACCATTTAATACTTAATTTTATGGCCGGTGCTCTGGTGAGCTTTTTGGGTTCCCTGCCAGTAGGTATCCTTAACTTAACCATTATGCAGATATCCCTGCAAAAAGGGCTCAAAGGAGCTTTGCTTTTTGCTTTGGCCTGTGCCATCATAGAACTGGGATACAGCTACATAGCTGTACGCATGAGTGGGGCACTGGTGGACTTTGCCATGTACAAAAACCCAATTCGATTTTTTTCTATTGCCTTATTTCTGGTAGCAGGCATTGGCTACCTGCGTAAAAAACCTTCCGGACAAGTGGTGCAATATAGCCTGGGGCCTTTTTCTTTAGGAATTGTACTTAGTATCCTCAATGTAATGGCTATTCCTTTCTGGCTGGTATATACGGCTGTATTATCGGCTTCCCAATGGATTGCTGTTGACGCTGCAATAGAGATAGCCTGGTTTGTAACAGGCATCTCCCTAGGAACCCTACTGGGTTTAATGACTTTTGCCCTGTTAAGCCGGCGCATACATAAGCAGTTTTCGCTGCAAAGCAGCCTGGTTAACAAAGTGGTAGGCTTAATACTGATTGGCTCCTCCCTGCTGGAACTAATACACCTAGTAAACTAACCTAACAAATTCAATTCATCACTATGCATCATCCTAAGCCTGCTTACATCAAATGGTTTTCAGGCACCGGTATCCTGCTGCTTCTGGCGCTGTTGCCCAGGTGTATGAGCCTGCATATGTCTGATAAGAAGGTAGCAGAATACTTTAAGGATGCACCCGCTAAACCTTCCTTTTACGAATATACGCTCAATAACCACCGCATACATTACGCAGCTATGGGTGCTGATACACTGCCTATGGTGGTGTTTGTTCATGGTTCACCTGGTTCCTGGGATGCTTTTATCTCCTTTTTTAAAGATACCACTCTTTACAAAACAGCAAGAATAGTATCGGTAGACAGGCCTGGATTTGGAAAATCGGGGTATGGCAAGGTAGAAAAATCCCTGCAAGCGCAAGCGGCCTTACTCATGCCTATTTTACAAACTAGCAGATCTACCACTCAACCTCTGTTGGTGGGCCATTCTCTGGGAGGCCCGGTAGTCAGCCGCATGGCGATGGATTATCCCCATCTGGTAGGTGGCTTAATACTGGTGGCTCCTTCCATTGACCCGGAACTGGAAAGATGGGAATGGTACAGGCATTTGGGCAAATTTTTCTTGTTCAGGGCCATTATTCCCAAAGAACTTGACGTAAGCAACCAGGAAATTTTACCTTTAAAAAAGGAACTCGCCAGCATGCTGCCGATGTGGGCAACAATCCAGGTTCCGGTAACTGTTATTCAAGGGGAAGAAGATAAGCTGGTGCCTCCTGGCAATGCCACATTTGCCAGAAAAATGCTTGTAAATGCTCCTACACAGGTGTGGATGATACTTGATATGAACCATTTTATCCCCTGGAGCCGCCCAGACCTGATTACTCAGGCCATACTTGAATGGATGCATAGCCATGATAAATGATGAAACTATTGATGAGGAAAGTATATTTTAATTTACTCTTAGTTGATGTACTTGCATCATCTACTAGAGGGTCTTGGCCTGATATAGCTTATCAAAGTTGCATATATTTTAATCCCCTCTAAAAAAAGTACAAGAGGGGATAATTGGTATACCCTAATTTTACTTCAAAAATTTTCTTTCCCTTCTTGTCTAAATATGAAGTTTCGAGAAAGGGGAAGTTAATGAAACTATATATTTATACTATTGGATGTTTGTCCACTTATATTATATCTGACAAGGTACAGGATAACTACAGGAAAACTTTTGCTACAGGAAAGCTGTGATGGTTTATCTACTTTTGTTACTTTTATCAAAAGTAACAACCATTAACTTACTAAGCTGTAGGAATGAGAAAAATAGAGCCTATTGCTTAACATAAAATAGAACATTCATAAATTAAAAAGAATTTTATAAAATGCCTTCTCCAATCACCGCCCATATTACTTCTCTCTTCACTCAATCTCCGTTTAACTGGCAACAATGCCTCTCCGATATTATTGCCGCCTTTGATTGCACAACCGGAACCATTCACATTCTGGATGCAGAAACAAATCTATTAAAGTTGCAGGCTCAACAGGGATTACCTAATTTTTTACTTCCTAAAATGACAGAGATTCCTATAGGAAAAGGAATGGCCGGTATTGCCGCCCAACGCCTCAAGCCTGTAGAGATGTGTAACCTGCAGACGGATGATTCGGGAGTGGCACGACCTGCCGCTAAAGAAACCAAGGTAGAGGGTTCAATTGCTGTTCCCATGTTGCTGGATGGGGAGTTGTATGGTACACTTGGGATTGCAAAGCCTGTTCCTTATAATTTTACAGAAGAGCAAGTGAGCGACCTGATGGAAATTGGGGCAGAGATGAGTCGTTTTATTCGCTCCCATTCCCTCCAACCTTGATAATATTCACAGGATAAGTAAATAGTTCTTGTTGGTATATAGCTTACCTATATGTATTATAACTAAGTCTGACTCTGTTATTATTGCGGTGTAAACACATAGGTTCTTTCAATCATGTCTCTGGATTTGACAAAGATGGACTTATTAGCAACATCCGTCCAGGCAGTAGCACTGACCAGTTTGTTAGCTTCTTCTTGGGAGAGGGTGCTTACTTGATTTTTTTCAACAAGTTTAGCTTGGTAGAAAGCATTGGTTCTGGACCAATATTTAATGATTAATTGTTTTTCTGATGGCATTAAGTAAAATGATTATGTTAAATAAATCTACGTAAATGTGTTACAAAAGATAATCCATTCTTAAAATAATTATTTATGCTTGTTATATCATAAAGCTTTTTGAAGGATAATTAACAAGGAGTTAATTTAACTTCCCCTTTTGAGTGACTTAATTTTAATAATTTCTTAAACTTCTGTACGAAAAACAATAAGCCTGACATAGGGGCTGCCTATTGGATTAGCGGTTTGTTGTTATTTGATGGTTTATATAAACCTTAATTTTATGCTGTTTTTTGATTGAATGTCTTGGTCACTAGATCGGTATCCATATATTCTCTTAACTCGTGTATTTTCCCCGCCCAAATACGACATACCCAACAATACTTGTTATTGTATGTTTTACCATCAGGGGTGGTATTCTGTCCGCTAGCTTCCACTACTACGTAATCCTCATCTGCAATAAAACGGTGTGCAATTGCTTTGTAGGGTGGAACTAACGTGGTTCTTACCGCACTCCAAAGTTGATCAACAATCACTTTCTTCCCATCAAATACTTTAGACCATTGACCCGAACCCATCCAGATCCATTGCATATCTTCCGCCATTGCTTCGATAAATGGTTGGTCATTGCCTCTAGACAGCTCAGAAAATATCTCTTGCATCAGGTGTTTGTTCTCTATAACACTCATTGTTTATTAGTTTTATTTGTTGGTTTATTGTAATCTTATAATGTAATGACAACTAAAGAATTAGATATTTGTCCTGTAGCGGCAATAGTAATCTGTTAGCTAATTAGTATAGTAGAAACTTTATTGTAAAGCTGCTCTATTGACAATACATGTTAACTGTGCGTGCTTCTCGTCATGAAGGCATGGTCTATTTTCCTTAAGATCCCATGCTACCTGTCTTGACTTTTCCTGCTCTCCGGTAGTTGGCTATAATCACTCCACTTGCTGTGATTGCACTTTCAATTAATGTAAATGCTGCCGGAATCGGGCCATTGTCAAATAACTTTTTTCCTTAGCCAAGCGTCAAAGGGTGAATCATCAGCCAGAACTCGTCCACCAGATCATTTTGAAGCAAGAGTTGAACAAGTTCGCCACTGCCCCAAACTTTGATATCCGAACCCTTTGATTTTTTGAGCTTTTCGATATCTGAGAGGCTAGTATAGAAAATAGGATTGTTCCAATCTGACTTTTTTAGGGTATTAGACAAGACGTATGTGGTGACTTCATTGATAGCAGGCCAATTGTCTGCATGCTTGGGCCAATAGAACTCCCATATCTGGAATGTTTTCCTGCCCAACAAAAGAATCTGCCGGTTGCATCAGTTTTTCCATTATCTTAGCTGAACCCTCATCTCCATAAGGGGCAACCCAGTCGCCATAGTTGAAACCGCCTGATGTATCTTCTTCAGGTCCATCAGGTGCTTACGATAATAAAAAGCCATTACATGGAAGGAACCTCAACAGAGTAGGGTTAAAAAGCGGAATTAGCTTTGCTGCCCTGTAAGATGTAGGCCACCGGACGCTTACGATAGAAATGAGAGTGATTCGAAAGGGACATTTCCAATCAGTTTATTTTATATATAATTATCTTATTGTAAACTCCACTCTACGGTTATTAGCTATACCTGCCTCGCTTTTATTGGTGTCAATCGGCTTATTTTCGCCATACCCCTTTAAAAAGAGCCGATTTTGAGAAATACCTTTAGAAATTAAATAATTCACTACACTTTTTGCTCTCTTCTCCAATAATGGCTTACTTATAAAGAATTAGGCTATGGCATAAAGTGATAATTTTGATTTTCGACTTCAAATATACCTTATGCATACTCCCTATTGCTCAAACTAACACTATTTATTCATTGCTTCAAACAGCGAATTAGATTTGCAGGACAATTATCTGTCGGTTATTTATATTATCAACTTAAAATAACAATAATTATTCAAGCGTGGGGTCTATTATTCCATCGATAGTTTCAATATTATTTCTAAAAGCAATAATTTCTTTTGGTAGATTGTCTGCAGAAAGTTCCGGATTGAAGTGTACAAGAATTTTCAAATCATTACAAACTGTCAAGGCTGAAAAAGTCTTTTGTCAGATTAGCGAAATTGCCACCAAGTTTCTCATTTGCTCACAACCTTGCTTAAGAGACTCCCTTCACATGCCTATACTAGATGAAGTTTTTGTATGTTGTCTAGTTACTTAAAACTCGATCAAATTCCTGAAGCTCCCAGTAATGACGTTTTCTTTGTGCGAGGATGGTTATATTGCACAAAGGAATAAAATGGCAAAATAGAATTTCTTGAGATAGATCAAGAAATAAGAATTAATGTTGTCGTAATTTGCTATTTACAGCGCTTCCTGAAGCAATAAAACTCCCATTTAAAGAAATATGAAATGATTGAAAACTTTAAATCTTTTTGCTCAGCTATAGTAAAATTTAATGAGGAGGAGTGGGCAGCCATGGAAAAATGCCTTGGTGTAAAAACCTTAAAAAAGAATCAGCATTTTCTTAGGAGTGGAGAAGTGTGTACCAAAATGGGTTTTATTACTCACGGCTCTACACGGCTATATTTTTTGATTGATGGAATCGAGGTCACCAAAGATTTTTGCTTTGAAAATACGTTTACCGGGTCTGTTGCAAGCTTTCAGGCGAGGAAACCTGCCCGGTTTAACGTGGTTGCCATGGAAGACACCCAGTTAGTAACACTGGAATTCGCCTTACTGGAAGGACTTTTTGCCAGATACCATTGCTGGAGCAATTTAATAAGAATTGTACTTGTACATTTTGCTATCCGAAAAGAAAACAGGGAGATCTCTTTTCTGCTGAATACAGCCGAAGAGCGATACATGGATCTGATTGATACTAACCCGGGAATTCTTCAGCGGGTATCTTTAAAATATATTGCGTCCTACTTAGGAATAACGCCTGAAACGGTGAGCAGAATACGAAACAAAATGGCCGGTAATTGATATAAAAAAAGCTTGTACTAGCAAATTGATCAACATCAAGAATTTTCATTGTCTTTAGTTTCAACTTTGTTCCATCACAAATAAAACTACAGAAATTATGAAGATTTACACGCTACGAACAGTATATCTGTTCCTTTATTTATTCATCGCCTCCCAGGGAATGTTTTATCTTATCGGAATCAAGAATGTTTTATCTTATCGGAATCAATAAAGCACTGCATAATATATCCATTGCCTCATTTATAGAACAAAGAAAATCAATAGATGCAGTAATAGGTGATCCTCTCCGTTTTCTCTACTTTTCTTCCATTGGAATTGCTGTCCTGCTTCTGGTTTTCACTTTTAGAAACCCAAGGTCGGTTGTTTTTATTACTGTACTGCTGTCTTTTGCCTGTATTCTGGGAGATATGACGCTTGCTATTACAAAGTCGATTCCGTTAAACGAAATCATTAACAACTATCCTGCAAATAATTACATGGATATGCAGACGCTCAGAAGCGAGTGGCTATCCTATATCAGTCTCCGGGGAGCTATAGCCATAACAGGTTTACTTATATTATTGTCTGGGTTTCTGATAGAATCATTTCAAAATGCAGCGTCCGGTGAAAGAAGTTAAAATCAATATCGCTCATATCCCTAGAACAATAATCAAGCTTTTTTTCAGCACATTCATTTCTTGATCTACCTCAAGAATCCACAATTGATCATCTCTTTACTTTACAATAATTAAACTAACTCATCATGATCCTTAGATCCAATAAAAATTTAATACCATTTCTTTATGTATTTATCGCCCTGTTTTTTTCCTGTAAAGCAGACGACAATGACGCAAACCAGCATCCTAAGCCAATAGAAAATGAAGAGGGATATGCCACTGGAATAATAACTGATACCAATGGCAATCCGATTTCGGGTGCTAATGTGAGGATTGACAATACCATGTTTTACAATTCTAATACGCTTGCTATAACAGATAATGCCGGAAAGTATAAAGCCAAGCTTGCTACTGTTGGAACTTATAATGTAACAGCTGTTTTAGTAAAAGAGCTAAATGGCAAATCCTATACAATTGATCTTCATCCTGAGAAATATGAAGTAATGAGCAATGCTGGCGGGGTGAGGAATTTTCAACTGAAACTAACTGGAGAAAAGGCAGATGGCCTGGGATACTATGGAGCAACCGTTGGTATTAATTCGGCTGTAGGCAGTTATATTTATGACTCAGAAAATATAGAATTTACGCTTGTACCAGTAGG from Rhodocytophaga rosea carries:
- a CDS encoding OmpA family protein, producing the protein MNYLISKGISQNRLFLKGYGENKPIDTNKSEAGIANNRRVEFTIR
- a CDS encoding alpha/beta fold hydrolase, whose product is MHHPKPAYIKWFSGTGILLLLALLPRCMSLHMSDKKVAEYFKDAPAKPSFYEYTLNNHRIHYAAMGADTLPMVVFVHGSPGSWDAFISFFKDTTLYKTARIVSVDRPGFGKSGYGKVEKSLQAQAALLMPILQTSRSTTQPLLVGHSLGGPVVSRMAMDYPHLVGGLILVAPSIDPELERWEWYRHLGKFFLFRAIIPKELDVSNQEILPLKKELASMLPMWATIQVPVTVIQGEEDKLVPPGNATFARKMLVNAPTQVWMILDMNHFIPWSRPDLITQAILEWMHSHDK
- a CDS encoding ATP-grasp domain-containing protein, whose translation is MNSVKYLNLWTRLINWEYWPFEVVYFPIFFYWLWLSVKARSFFFFSAANPSIESGGMLGESKYGILKSLPEEFIPKTLFIKTPADIDAILKKIQAAGITFPLIAKPDVGERGWKVEKIHNRQELEVYIQQMRVPFLIQEYVAYEIELGVFYYRFPSQTKGRISSVVVKEFLTLTGNGKSSLQKLILNHQRARLQYEVLAEKYQVLMKEVLADGNKITLVYIGNHCRGTKFVDGNYLINESLVSVFDNISCSVPGFYYGRYDIRCRSLEELYQGKRIKILELNGAGAEPGHIYDPKFPFLQAYKVLFDHWNVLYQISKANYEKGIAYMSAREAWQTVSKLRNYRKQMKEA
- a CDS encoding GAF domain-containing protein yields the protein MPSPITAHITSLFTQSPFNWQQCLSDIIAAFDCTTGTIHILDAETNLLKLQAQQGLPNFLLPKMTEIPIGKGMAGIAAQRLKPVEMCNLQTDDSGVARPAAKETKVEGSIAVPMLLDGELYGTLGIAKPVPYNFTEEQVSDLMEIGAEMSRFIRSHSLQP
- a CDS encoding nuclear transport factor 2 family protein is translated as MSVIENKHLMQEIFSELSRGNDQPFIEAMAEDMQWIWMGSGQWSKVFDGKKVIVDQLWSAVRTTLVPPYKAIAHRFIADEDYVVVEASGQNTTPDGKTYNNKYCWVCRIWAGKIHELREYMDTDLVTKTFNQKTA
- a CDS encoding Crp/Fnr family transcriptional regulator, whose translation is MIENFKSFCSAIVKFNEEEWAAMEKCLGVKTLKKNQHFLRSGEVCTKMGFITHGSTRLYFLIDGIEVTKDFCFENTFTGSVASFQARKPARFNVVAMEDTQLVTLEFALLEGLFARYHCWSNLIRIVLVHFAIRKENREISFLLNTAEERYMDLIDTNPGILQRVSLKYIASYLGITPETVSRIRNKMAGN
- a CDS encoding carboxypeptidase-like regulatory domain-containing protein, whose amino-acid sequence is MILRSNKNLIPFLYVFIALFFSCKADDNDANQHPKPIENEEGYATGIITDTNGNPISGANVRIDNTMFYNSNTLAITDNAGKYKAKLATVGTYNVTAVLVKELNGKSYTIDLHPEKYEVMSNAGGVRNFQLKLTGEKADGLGYYGATVGINSAVGSYIYDSENIEFTLVPVGKLIDGSTGKTLIVKEGAAYTQDYGYLVDIPLGRYQIKAMYSTENGKVPLKIRKKFDEASVYSTTFTLDFDPETSFGKNIAIIEYDYSK
- a CDS encoding dihydrofolate reductase family protein, giving the protein MLGRKTFQIWEFYWPKHADNWPAINEVTTYVLSNTLKKSDWNNPIFYTSLSDIEKLKKSKGSDIKVWGSGELVQLLLQNDLVDEFWLMIHPLTLG
- a CDS encoding NRDE family protein, encoding MCTVTFIPEGKQGFILTSNRDEKLTRPLSEPPRRYHLDSGIVVFPKDPQANGTWIAMGSRKISLCLLNGAFSNHVSRPPYRRSRGLVLLDFFDYTSATGFISTYDFEGIEPFTLLVLQTQEKLSLVEIRWDGTHIHLMPKDAAKPQIWSSATLYAPSVCVQRELWFTRFLAMQDQQAEADIMHFHRFAGIDDSHNALCMQRGNEIQTVSITSIRANDAGEQVMTYHDLVRETRQSYRIF
- a CDS encoding LysE family transporter; protein product: MNHLILNFMAGALVSFLGSLPVGILNLTIMQISLQKGLKGALLFALACAIIELGYSYIAVRMSGALVDFAMYKNPIRFFSIALFLVAGIGYLRKKPSGQVVQYSLGPFSLGIVLSILNVMAIPFWLVYTAVLSASQWIAVDAAIEIAWFVTGISLGTLLGLMTFALLSRRIHKQFSLQSSLVNKVVGLILIGSSLLELIHLVN